In Solea senegalensis isolate Sse05_10M linkage group LG18, IFAPA_SoseM_1, whole genome shotgun sequence, a single window of DNA contains:
- the LOC122759630 gene encoding ras-related protein Rab-5C-like has product MAGRSATTTRPNGATATNKICQFKLVLLGESAVGKSSLVLRFVKGQFHEFQESTIGAAFLTQTVCLDDTTVKFEIWDTAGQERYHSLAPMYYRGAQAAIVVYDITNTDTFARAKNWVKELQRQASPNIVIALAGNKADIANKRAVDIQEAQAYADENNLLFMETSAKTAMNVNEIFMAIAKKLPKNDAQGGAGQSGRTRTGVDLQEPAPQGRSGRCCGSGN; this is encoded by the exons aTGGCTGGTCGCAGTGCAACAACAACCAGGCCCAATGGAGCCACAGCAACCAACAAAATCTGCCAATTCAAACTGGTGCTGTTGGGGGAATCAGCAGTGGGCAAGTCCAGCTTAGTCCTGCGCTTTGTCAAAGGCCAGTTCCACGAATTCCAAGAGAGTACCATTGGAG CTGCCTTTCTCACTCAGACAGTCTGTCTGGACGACACCACTGTGAAGTTTGAGATCTGGGACACAGCGGGTCAGGAGCGTTACCACAGCCTGGCTCCAATGTACTACAGAGGAGCACAGGCGGCCATTGTTGTCTATGACATTACCAACACA GATACTTTTGCACGAGCAAAAAACTGGGTGAAGGAGCTGCAGAGACAAGCAAGTCCCAACATTGTGATTGCACTGGCAGGCAATAAGGCGGACATTGCAAACAAGAGAGCTGTGGATATTCAG GAGGCACAAGCCTATGCGGATGAAAACAATCTACTCTTCATGGAGACCTCAGCCAAGACTGCCATGAATGTTAATGAAATTTTCATGGCTATTG CTAAGAAGCTACCGAAGAACGATGCTCAGGGCGGAGCCGGGCAGAGCGGACGAACCCGGACAGGAGTGGATCTACAAGAACCCGCCCCTCAGGGTCGCAGCGGCCGTTGCTGTGGCAGCGGCAATTAG